Proteins encoded within one genomic window of Cryptococcus neoformans var. grubii H99 chromosome 4, complete sequence:
- a CDS encoding high-affinity nicotinic acid transporter, giving the protein MSKLESRPSLKVIDDKAFRHSVTKIEEVAEISEYPFTKEENRCIVRKFDWHILPFVWACYLFNSLDRNNVSNAKSDGMTTDLNFPDEGYSIMLTVFTVPFACLVVPGVMLTRKIGPRFTIPGYMLGWGAMAMINAGCKNFAGVLVVRLILGAFEAGFAASLIFYLTTFYTRGELGKRVAAFYSCQALSGAFSGLIAYGVFQMNSKLWGWQILFLIEGAFTVGFAILTGLMLPWSPSTASFLTDREKEVARLRILKDGSTAIDTKFNRKAFFKPLKDWKFHVFASIALCYGVAASVAGSFLTQIIGRFHYSTVKTNLFTVAPYAVGTIALCVTAWSSDRLRERGFHLASSLIFVFIGCILLVALPVTSIGPAYFATFLITAGAFTPSVIFHTWHQCNDPTEDGRAFRVGTYTFLANLGGIVSAQIFRDKWSPAYIIPLAVTAGIEGLAAILVIGLRMWMYLDNRKRNQAQGVNWQSKDVPTEVLVEGSKNPMFRHFY; this is encoded by the exons ATGTCCAAATTGGAATCAAGACCATCACTCAAGGTTATCGACGACAAAGCTTTCCGACACTCTGTCACTAAGATCGAAGAGGTGGCCGAGATATCTGAATATCCGTTTACTAAAGAAGAAAACCGATGCATCGTACGCAAGTTCGATTGGCATATCTTGCCTTTCGTCTGGG CTTGCTATCTCTTCAACTCCCTCGATCGTAACAATGTCTCCAACGCCAAATCGGATGGAATGACCACCGACCTCAATTTCCCTGACGAAGGCTATAGCATTATGCTCACCGTCTTTACCGTTCCCTTTGCCTGTCTTGTCGTACCCGGTGTCATGCTCACAAGAAAAATTGGTCCAAGGTTCACTATTCCCGGTTATATGCTTGGCTGGGGTGCGATGGCGATGATCAATGCTGGATGTAAGAATTTTGCAGGTGTTCTCGTTGTTCGTTTGA TTCTGGGTGCCTTTGAAGCTGGTTTCGCTGCCTCTTTGATTTTCTATCTTACTACTTTTTACACCAGAGGAGAACTGGGCAAA CGAGTCGCCGCCTTCTACTCATGTCAAGCTCTCTCCGGTGCTTTCTCCGGCCTTATCGCCTACGGCGTCTTCCAAATGAACTCCAAACTCTGGGGCTGGCAAATCCTTTTCCTTATCGAAGGTGCTTTCACTGTCGGCTTCGCCATCCTTACCGGCCTCATGCTCCCATGGTCCCCTAGCACCGCGTCATTCTTGACCGACcgagagaaggaggttgcCCGACTTCGTATCTTGAAGGATGGTTCCACCGCCATCGACACCAAGTTCAACAGGAaggccttcttcaagcctTTAAAGGATTGGAAGTTCCACGTTTTTGCTTCTATCG CCCTCTGTTATGGTGTCGCCGCCTCTGTAGCCGGTAGTTTCCTCACCCAAATCATCGGCCGATTCCATTACTCCACCGTCAAAACTAATCTCTTCACCGTTGCTCCCTACGCCGTGGGCACCATTGCACTCTGCGTCACCGCTTGGTCCTCAGACCGTCTCCGTGAACGAGGTTTCCACCTTGCCTCCTCTCTTATTTTTGTATTTATTGGGTGTATCCTTTTGGTCGCGCTTCCTGTTACGAGCATTGGCCCAGCTTACTTTGCCACTTTCCTAATCACCGCGGGCGCTTTTACTCCAAGTGTCATATTCCATACTTGGCATCAATGTAACGACCCTACTGAAGATGGTCGAGCTTTCCGAGTTGGTACTTACA CCTTCCTTGCCAACTTGGGTGGTATCGTTTCTG CCCAAATCTTCCGTGACAAATGGTCTCCCGCCTACATCATCCCCCTCGCTGTTACTGCCGGTATTGAAGGCCTTGCCGCCATTCTCGTCATCGGTTTGCGAATGTGGATGTACCTCGACAACCGAAAGAGAaatcaagctcaaggcGTCAACTGGCAGAGCAAAGATGTCCCCACCGAGGTTCTGGTGGAGGGATCAAAGAACCCCATGTTCCGTCACTTCTATTGA
- a CDS encoding high-affinity nicotinic acid transporter, variant 1, translated as MWLMWHTVLGAFEAGFAASLIFYLTTFYTRGELGKRVAAFYSCQALSGAFSGLIAYGVFQMNSKLWGWQILFLIEGAFTVGFAILTGLMLPWSPSTASFLTDREKEVARLRILKDGSTAIDTKFNRKAFFKPLKDWKFHVFASIALCYGVAASVAGSFLTQIIGRFHYSTVKTNLFTVAPYAVGTIALCVTAWSSDRLRERGFHLASSLIFVFIGCILLVALPVTSIGPAYFATFLITAGAFTPSVIFHTWHQCNDPTEDGRAFRVGTYTFLANLGGIVSAQIFRDKWSPAYIIPLAVTAGIEGLAAILVIGLRMWMYLDNRKRNQAQGVNWQSKDVPTEVLVEGSKNPMFRHFY; from the exons ATGTGGTTGATGTGGCACACAGTTCTGGGTGCCTTTGAAGCTGGTTTCGCTGCCTCTTTGATTTTCTATCTTACTACTTTTTACACCAGAGGAGAACTGGGCAAA CGAGTCGCCGCCTTCTACTCATGTCAAGCTCTCTCCGGTGCTTTCTCCGGCCTTATCGCCTACGGCGTCTTCCAAATGAACTCCAAACTCTGGGGCTGGCAAATCCTTTTCCTTATCGAAGGTGCTTTCACTGTCGGCTTCGCCATCCTTACCGGCCTCATGCTCCCATGGTCCCCTAGCACCGCGTCATTCTTGACCGACcgagagaaggaggttgcCCGACTTCGTATCTTGAAGGATGGTTCCACCGCCATCGACACCAAGTTCAACAGGAaggccttcttcaagcctTTAAAGGATTGGAAGTTCCACGTTTTTGCTTCTATCG CCCTCTGTTATGGTGTCGCCGCCTCTGTAGCCGGTAGTTTCCTCACCCAAATCATCGGCCGATTCCATTACTCCACCGTCAAAACTAATCTCTTCACCGTTGCTCCCTACGCCGTGGGCACCATTGCACTCTGCGTCACCGCTTGGTCCTCAGACCGTCTCCGTGAACGAGGTTTCCACCTTGCCTCCTCTCTTATTTTTGTATTTATTGGGTGTATCCTTTTGGTCGCGCTTCCTGTTACGAGCATTGGCCCAGCTTACTTTGCCACTTTCCTAATCACCGCGGGCGCTTTTACTCCAAGTGTCATATTCCATACTTGGCATCAATGTAACGACCCTACTGAAGATGGTCGAGCTTTCCGAGTTGGTACTTACA CCTTCCTTGCCAACTTGGGTGGTATCGTTTCTG CCCAAATCTTCCGTGACAAATGGTCTCCCGCCTACATCATCCCCCTCGCTGTTACTGCCGGTATTGAAGGCCTTGCCGCCATTCTCGTCATCGGTTTGCGAATGTGGATGTACCTCGACAACCGAAAGAGAaatcaagctcaaggcGTCAACTGGCAGAGCAAAGATGTCCCCACCGAGGTTCTGGTGGAGGGATCAAAGAACCCCATGTTCCGTCACTTCTATTGA
- a CDS encoding tubulin beta: protein MGREIINVSVGQAGNQIGTAFWENILQEHGLDKSGKSITDDPHILDKVDVYFTEASNKKYVPRSIQVDLEPGVVDLVRSGPLANLFRPDTFVHGESGAGNNWAKGYYTEGAELVDPVLDVLRQQAENSDSLQGFQVLHSLGGGTGSGLGALLLGKIREEYPDRMLATFSIFPSPKVSETVVEPYNAVLSTHNLVENSDITCCIDNEALYNICVSDLKIQSPEYKDLNSLIAKVMTGFTTTLRFPGVLNSDLRKLAVNMVPFPRLHFFTAGYAPLVANASKSYTASNVHELTAAIFQKRSLLAAIDPLFGKYLTVSVAYRGKLSMRDIENAVWDFHNKNSEHFVPWIPNSSLTTLCTVPPLGQTAAATLVANTTAISEVFKRSHTQFRSLFRRRAFTHWYTGEGMDEQEFTEAEANLSDLCIEYDQYASADLEEEEYELEGEGEGEGEEHVEEGEYYEE, encoded by the exons ATGGGTAGAGAAATCATCAACGTATCTG TCGGCCAAG CCGGCAACCAGATCGGTACTGCTTTTTGGGAGAACATCCTCCAG GAACACGGTCTTGACA AGAGTGGTAAATCCATTACCGACGATCCCCATATCCTTGATAAAG TCGATGTCTACTTTACCGAAGCATCCAACAAAAAATACGTCCCTCGATCCATTCAAGTCGACCTCGAGCCCGGTGTCGTCGATCTCGTCCGTTCCGGCCCTCTTGCTAACCTCTTCAGGCCCGATACCTTTGTCCACGGCGAGTCTGGGGCAGGTAACAACTGGGCCAAGGGTTATTACACCGAGGGAGCCGAGCTTGTGGACCCTGTGCTCGATGTTCTGAGGCAACAGGCGGAGAACTCTGACTCTCTCCAAGGTTTCCAGGTCTTGCACT CCCTTGGCGGTGGTACTGGTTCCGGTCTTGGTGCTCTCCTTCTCGGCAAGATCAGGGAAGAATATCCTGACCGAATGCTCGCTAcgttctccatcttcccttcgCCCAAGGTCTCTGAGACCGTTGTCGAGCCTTACAACGCTGTTCTCTCAACACACAACTTGGTTGAAAACAGTGACATTACCTGCTGTATCGAC AACGAAGCACTGTACAACATTTGCGTCTCTGATTTGAAGATCCAGTCTCCAGAGTACAAAGATTTGAACTCTTTGATTGCCAAGGTCATGACGGGTTTCACTA CTACTTTGCGTTT CCCTGGCGTCCTTAACTCCGATCTTCGAAAGCTCGCGGTCAACATGG TTCCTTTCCCTCGTCTGCACTTCTTCACTGCTGGTTACGCCCCTCTTGTCGCCAACGCTTCCAAGTCTTACACT GCTTCCAACGTGCACGAGCTCACCGCTGCCATCTTCCAAAAACGAAGCTTGCTTGCGGCCATCGACCCCCTGTTCGGTAAATATCTGACCGTCTCTGTTGCTTACCGCGGCAAGCTCAGTATGAGGGACA TCGAAAACGCTGTCTGGGACTTCCACAACAAG AACTCTGAGCATTTTGTTCCCTGG ATTCCAAACAGCTCCCTCACCACCCTTTGTActgttcctcctcttggTCAAACAGCTGCCGCCACTCTTGTCGCTAACACTACTGCCATCAGCG AGGTCTTCAAGCGCTCCCACACCCAGTTCAGGAGTCTTTTTAGGAGAAGAGCGTTCACCCACTGGTACACCGGTGAGGGAAT GGACGAGCAAGAATTCACCGAGGCCGAAGCGAACCTTTCAGACTTGTGTATCGAGTACGACCAAT ATGCTTCTGCTGatcttgaagaggaggagtaCGAGCTcgagggtgagggtgagggtgagggtgaggagcacgtggaggagggcgagtACTACGAGGAATGA
- a CDS encoding 3-deoxy-7-phosphoheptulonate synthase translates to MPSPTRVSIRDAMELLDDRRVKIVRPLIPPQILHEELPLSLRGAQTVLDGRRQVEAVIKGDDDRLLVVVGPCSVHDPEQAITYAKALKEYADKAAEDLVIVMRVYFEKPRTTVGWKGLINDPDMNGSYQINRGLKIARKLLLDITEIGLPAAGEFLDVISPQYLADLFAWGAIGARTTESQVHRELASALSMSVGFKNGTDGSIGIAIDAIKAAGSGHTFLSVTKQGLSAIVETEGNSSTHVILRGSSKGPNYGADDVAACAEKLNKSGLPAKIMIDCSHGNSSKQHVNQIKVGADIASQLSSGPTSNAIVGVMIESNIFEGRQNVPAEGPSGLKYGISVTDACISMEQTIPLLDELRKGVQARREAVKAKREGQQ, encoded by the exons ATGCCCTCCCCTACAAGAGTATCAATCCGAGAC GCCATGGAACTCCTCGACGACCGACGGGTCAAGATTGTCAGGCCTCTTATCCC TCCTCAAATTTTACATGAAGAACTTCCCCTCTCATTGAGAGGTGCCCAAACTGTGCTTGACGGCCGTCGACAAGTTGAGGCTGTCATCAAAGGCGACGATGACCGATTGCTTGTCGTTGTCGGCCCTTGTTCCGTGCACGATCCCGAACAGGCCATTACCTATGCTAAAGCTCTCAAAGAGTACGCCGACAAGGCTGCTGAGGATCTTGTGATTGTTATGCGAGTCTACTTTGAAAA ACCTCGAACAACTGTTGGCTGGAAGGGATTGATCAACGACCCGGACATGAATGGTTCTTACCAGATTAACCGAGGCCTTAAGATTGCTCGGAAATTGTTGTTGGACATTACCGAAATTGGTTTGCCCGCTGCTGGCGAGTTCCTTG ATGTCATTTCTCCCCAGTACCTCGCCGACCTTTTCGCTTGGGGTGCCATCGGAGCCCGAACCACGGAATCCCAAGTGCACCGAGAACTCGCGTCTGCACTCTCCATGTCTGTTGGTTTCAAAAACGGTACTGACGGCTCTATCGGGATTGCTATTGATGCCATCAAGGCTGCCGGGTCTGGACACACTTTCTTGTCTGTTACCAAGCAGGGATTGTCCGCGATTGTTGAGACGGAAGGAAACAGTTCTACACATGTCATCTTGAGAGGAAGCAGCAAGGGACCCAATTATGGAGCGGATGATGTGGCTGCTTGCGCGGAAAAGCTGAACAAAAGCGGATTGCCTGCCAAGATCATG ATTGACTGCTCTCACGGTAACTCCTCTAAACAACACGTCAACCAAATCAAGGTCGGTGCCGACATTGCCTCCCAGCTTTCCTCTGGACCCACTTCCAACGCAATTGTCGGTGTCATGATTGAGTCCAACATCTTTGAAGGCCGACAAAATGTTCCTGCCGAGGGACCTTCTGGATTAAAGTACGGTATCTCTGTGACGGATGCTTGTATTTCGATGGAGCAGACTATTCCTTTGTTGGATGAGTTGAGGAAGGGTGTGCAAGCGAGGAGAgaggctgtcaaggctAAGAGAGAGGGACAGCAGTAA
- a CDS encoding ADP-ribosylation factor 6 → MGGQLSKALGKLFGNKEMRILMLGLDAAGKTTILYKLKLNQSVTTIPTVGFNVETVTYRNVRFNVWDVGGQDKIRPLWRHYYTGTQGLIFVIDSGDRDRIDEARLELERILADREMKECLLMVFANKQDLPGAMSPAEVTEKLGLHRMKDRSWYVHPSCATTGEGLFEGLQWLSSNVKNLKV, encoded by the exons ATGGGAGGGCAACTGAGTAAAGCCCTTG GCAAATTATTTGGCAACAAGGAGATGCGGATCCTGATGTTGGGGCTGGATGCCGCCGGAAAGACGA CCATCTTATATAAGCTTAAGCTCAACCAAAGCGTCACGACCATTCCTACCGTTGGATTCAATGTGGAAACAGTTACATACCGAAACGTTAGATTCAACGTCTGG GATGTTGGAGGTCAAGACAAGATCCGTCCGTTGTGGCGACATTACTATACAGGCACACAAGGTCTCATCTTTGTGATCGACTCTGGCGACAGGGACAGGATTGACGAAGCTCGACTGGAGCTGGAACGGATTTTGGCGGATAGGGAGATGAAAGAGTGTTTATTGATGGTGTTTGCGAATAAACAGGATTTACCTGGAG CTATGTCACCAGCAGAAGTCACTGAAAAGCTTGGGTTACATCGAATGAAAGATAGGTCGTGGTACGTCCACCCAAG TTGTGCGACGACTGGAGAAGGGTTGTTTGAAGGATTACAATGGCTCTCAAGTAACGTCAAGAATCTCAAGGTCTAA